agcggggttCCGGCTCCCGGGGGGCCCTGCCGGGCTCGGGGCCCGTCTGCGGGCGGCCCGGGGGCCGTGCTGGGGCTGCTTCCCCCTCCACGGCTgctcccggtgccgccgccgcgtCTCCCCGTCCGGGGCCGAGCGAACACCGGCGCTTCCGGGTGTGCTCCGGGACGGGGCTGCGCGGAGGGTGTCTCTGTGCCGGGCACCGGctggggccgcgccgggcccgggcgtgccgtctccccggggctcctCCGGGGAGGCTCCGGTCGCGGCTCTCACGGTaccggcgcggggcggccgcagCCGGCGGGCGGGAACCGGGAGCGACGCCGTCTCCCGCCTGCCCCGGGCGGCCTCGGGGTCCCGGGCCGGAGCCGGGCGAGGGCAACGGGGGAAACCGGGGGAAAATGGGGCAGAACCGGGGCCGTTGTCTCCTTTCTCCCCCCGCTGGCGGGCTCCGGTGCGGGAGCGGGGGCGCCGGCCGCTGCCCGTTAGGTGCTGCCCGAAGCTCAGGTCCgcgccctgcctgcaggcagctgccgggggGCCGGTGCGGGCCCTGCCTCTCCCCGCAGGCAACGGGTGCtgcccccgtcccctcccggggCCGGACCCCCCCGGCTCCGGGCTGGCGGCTCTTGCCGGGACCCACGGGGGACcctgggcaggcgcgggctgGCTGCGGGCCCCCGGGTTCCCCAGCGGCAGGagccgcctgccctgccctgcccgcgccggcacCCACGGGTGAGTGGTCTGTTTCCCTCTCCCCCGGTGCGGGATCCCCCGTGGGTGCCCGGCTGGGGCCCGGTGGCTTTCCCAGCGGGTTTCGGCACCGACCCTCTGGGGTTCCCTCTCggggggcagcagctgcagctcggcctgtggggctgggggtccccggcAGCTCCCGGTTTCCACCACAGGATCAGCCCCCGCTCGAACCGTGACCCGGAGACCGGCCATGGGGGCTCCGCACGCCACGTCTCCCACCCAGCATCTGGGGGAGACGGGgacccggcggggctggggggtctCCCGGCCAGTGacccctcccgccgccgggctccctcctcccggtGCAGGCACCGGCTGGTTTCTTCTCTCCAGCTCTTTTCCGGAGCGGCTGCCGGCAGGACAGACCCCTCCGGCCTGGCGCTGGCTCTGCCGGAGCCGGGGAGAGCTGGGAGCGGTGagtgtgggagctgctgctggggggaACCGGTTTCCAGTGGGCTTCAGCCCTTCAGCCCTGCCCGGCATCATCCTCGTGGGCAGATGCCCGAGGGCCAGAGCCGGCAGCGCCAGGTGTGGGCCCTGTGTGAAGCCCTGCTTTGACTGAAAACCTTCTTTTTCAGCTCAAAACGTGCTGCGGTGGGAGCAGAAGCGGCTCCAGGGATCTACGCTGGCTCCTGCAGCCCCATCGGTGAGACGGTGAAGCCGGCCTGGCCAGGCACAGGGAGCGATGGCCGTCCCAGTGCCGCCGGTCCCTCGGGGGGTGCTGGTGGCCCAGGCGATGCCTCGTGGCTGTGCCGACGTGTGGGGAAGGCTCATCCCGGTGCCTGGGCGAGGAGCGTGGCCCCGAGGCAGCGAGCGCCGGGGGACACCGGCGGGGAGGACGTGCCGGTAAGGTGAGTGCCCCGAGGCGGCGGCTGAGCAGAGATGTGCGGTGGGACCGGGGCGCTCGGCTCCCCGGGCCGGCTGTGCCGGCGGGGCCTGGGGGATCTCCAGTGCCACAGGAGGGGCCGGGTCCCTGCAGGGTCCCGGGGGACAGAGGGGCAGGCTGGGGTCCTGTCCCCGGCTGTGGgagtggggtgctgggggctgccgtGCCCCGGGGGCGCCAGGACCGAGCGGGCGCGAGGGAGCCAGGCCTGGCCGGAGCCTGGGGAGCGGTTTTGTGCTCGGGGCATGCTGGCTTTGCCCCTGGTCGTGCCGGCGGGGTGGCCGAGGGATGGGGAGGGTGGGTGCCATCCCCCGGCAGGGCTCCCCCCGGGGCCTTTGCGGGGAAGGAGGGGTCCTGGCACCGGTGGGGCAGTGCTGGTGGGTCGCTGTGGGTGCTGGTGCATGTCCCTCGGGGCCGGGGCCTGTTTGCCTGCCTGGGGGGTTCCCCCTGCGGCCAGTGGCTGTTTGTGGGTGCGGAGGGGGCCCTGGGGGGCCCCACAGTTCCCGTCCCCGCAGCCCACCCCAAGCTGGGGCCGGGCAGGTCAGTGCCGTGTGTTTGGGGAGGTGGGAGTGGGCGCTGCTGGGGTTCGGCCCAGACCCCGCTGGCACTGGTGCGGTGCCGGCCTTGGCCCGTCTGGGGCTGCTGGTTGTCGGTCTgggccgctgctgctgctgccgctgctgcgcGGGGAGAGGGGGTTTTCAGCCAGATCCTGGCTCTCGCCTGCTCTCCCGGGGATAAATGAGATGTTTCTGGTGTCTcgtccccatctctctctcctgtcGTGGGTGCGCGGCACGGGGGAGCCGCTGTCAAAAGCACCGGCGAGGGGCCGGGCAGAGCTGCCCGTGCCCGGGAGGCAGCAGGGTTTGCCCGGGCAGCATCTCCAGGGCTCTTTGGGCCGTGCCATGCGGTGCCGCCGGGAGCTCCGACTGTCCCACATCTCCCTGTGcagggacggacggacggacagaggAGCCCCAGCCACGCCAGGAGCCCCATGGGGTGCGGAGCCCCAGGAAGAAGCCGGGCTGCCTACGCCGAGGCCGACGCTGCCGCCTGCCCTGCGCGTGGCCCCGCTCCTGGCTGGGGACGGCCCTGCCTGCGCCCGCCCGGAGACGCTGCGGGGCCTGCGCGGATCCAGGTCAGTTGTTTGGGCCCCCATTTGTTTTGGGTCCAGCTTGTTTGTTCGGGCTCCTGTTTGTTTCTGGTCCTGCTCGTTCCAGCCCCAGCTCAGTTTTGGTTCCTGTACCAGTTTTTCTGCTCTGGTTTCAGGTCCAGCTCATGGACggctccagctcagttttggctCCAGTTCGTGGATGGTTCCAGCTCCTTGATGGCTCCAGCCCAGTTTTGGCTCCAGTTCGTGGAtggttccagctcctcctggcttccAGTTCGTTTCAGCACCAGCTTGTTCTGGCTCCGGTTGCTCTGCGGCTCCAGCTCATTCATTCCAGCTTGTGCTTGTTGAAACGATCTTGGCTTTTGGCAAGGTCGTAAATCAATCACTGTCATAACTTGGATATGAATATTAAATGTCATAACTGTACACACGTTGACTAACGAGTTGGTGTTTATTGTTCACGCACCCTCCCGGGGGTTGTACACCCCCGGAATGAAGACCTGGACGGGCGAAGAGGGTGGGGAAAGCGCCGTTTCCCCCAGAGACTATCTCAGACGTTTAATTCGGCCTGGTGCATGCCGGCCTCCCTAACTGCGGGGACCAACGCGACCGGACCCCCACCTCCGGTGGGGGTCCACGCACCCTGCCCACCTGCCTCCCGCACCCACCcggcctgcccccctcccaccccaatgCCCTCCTGcccacacccacccaccctgcccccctcccacctgcagcccagcaccctcccacctcccacccccctgCAGCCGTGGCCCACCCAGCCCCCGTGTCAGGCCCCCCAACCAGGCCCCCGTTTCCCAGCCCAAACACCCAGGACTTGggtcctgctccagccccggcagccccttccccagacccaGAAACGCCGGACCGGGGCTCCGGCCTCGGGCCTGGGAAAGGCCCGGACCGGTCTgtgccgccgagccccggcccgaGGTTGTGATTCCCCGAAAACACCCGGCCGAGCCCcgcaccccccctgccccgcctgcGGGGTCGGACGGGCCCGGgagccccggcgctgccgggcGGTGCTTGGGAACTGGCCGGGGGGACCCGCGGGGCGGGCACGGCCCCGGGCGGCTCGGGCGAGGacggggggcgccgggctccggcccTCCGGGCTTTATTCCCCGGCGCCCCGAGCCCCAACGGCTCCTCCGCGGAACCACCGGCACTTGACCACCCGCTCCGGACACAACCCCCGCGAGGCCGCGGCCCCGCTCGGCCGCGGCCCCTTCCCCGCTTCCC
This region of Aptenodytes patagonicus chromosome 4, bAptPat1.pri.cur, whole genome shotgun sequence genomic DNA includes:
- the LOC143160157 gene encoding uncharacterized protein LOC143160157; translation: MGQNRGRCLLSPPAGGLRCGSGGAGRCPLGAARSSGPRPACRQLPGGRCGPCLSPQATGAAPVPSRGRTPPAPGWRLLPGPTGDPGQARAGCGPPGSPAAGAACPALPAPAPTALFRSGCRQDRPLRPGAGSAGAGESWERSKRAAVGAEAAPGIYAGSCSPIGETVKPAWPGTGSDGRPSAAGPSGGAGGPGDASWLCRRVGKAHPGAWARSVAPRQRAPGDTGGEDVPVRDGRTDRGAPATPGAPWGAEPQEEAGLPTPRPTLPPALRVAPLLAGDGPACARPETLRGLRGSRSSSWTAPAQFWLQFVDGSSSLMAPAQFWLQFVDGSSSSWLPVRFSTSLFWLRLLCGSSSFIPACAC